One part of the Arabidopsis thaliana chromosome 4, partial sequence genome encodes these proteins:
- the RPS13A gene encoding ribosomal protein S13A (ribosomal protein S13A (RPS13A); FUNCTIONS IN: structural constituent of ribosome; INVOLVED IN: translation, trichome morphogenesis, leaf morphogenesis, cytokinesis by cell plate formation; LOCATED IN: cytosolic small ribosomal subunit, nucleolus, membrane; EXPRESSED IN: 24 plant structures; EXPRESSED DURING: 14 growth stages; CONTAINS InterPro DOMAIN/s: Ribosomal protein S13/S15, N-terminal (InterPro:IPR012606), Ribosomal protein S15 (InterPro:IPR000589), S15/NS1, RNA-binding (InterPro:IPR009068); BEST Arabidopsis thaliana protein match is: Ribosomal protein S13/S15 (TAIR:AT3G60770.1); Has 1100 Blast hits to 1100 proteins in 416 species: Archae - 259; Bacteria - 0; Metazoa - 343; Fungi - 146; Plants - 139; Viruses - 0; Other Eukaryotes - 213 (source: NCBI BLink).) — translation MGRMHSRGKGISASALPYKRSSPSWLKTTSQDVDESICKFAKKGLTPSQIGVILRDSHGIPQVKSVTGSKILRILKAHGLAPEIPEDLYHLIKKAVAIRKHLERNRKDKDSKFRLILVESRIHRLARYYKKTKKLPPVWKYESTTASTLVA, via the exons ATGGGTCGTATGCACAGTCGAgg AAAGGGTATTTCAGCCTCTGCGTTGCCTTACAAGAGATCGTCTCCGAGCTGGCTCAAGACCACCTCTCAGGAT GTTGATGAATCAATCTGCAAATTTGCCAAAAAGGGATTGACCCCTTCCCAGATTGGTGTGATTCTCCGTGACTCTCACGGTATCCCTCAGGTCAAGAGTGTTACTGGAAGCAAGATCTTGAGGATACTCAAAGCTCATG GCCTTGCTCCTGAGATCCCTGAGGATCTGTACCATCTAATTAAGAAGGCTGTTGCCATCCGTAAACATCTCGAGAGGAACAGGAAGGACAAGGATTCCAAGTTCAGGCTCATCTTGGTTGAGAGCAGGATTCACCGCCTCGCTCGCTATTACAAGAAGACCAAGAAGCTCCCTCCCGTCTGGAAGTA CGAATCCACTACCGCGAGCACCCTTGTGGCTTAA
- the GAE3 gene encoding UDP-D-glucuronate 4-epimerase 3 (UDP-D-glucuronate 4-epimerase 3 (GAE3); FUNCTIONS IN: UDP-glucuronate 4-epimerase activity, catalytic activity; INVOLVED IN: cellular metabolic process, carbohydrate metabolic process, nucleotide-sugar metabolic process, metabolic process; LOCATED IN: membrane; EXPRESSED IN: 23 plant structures; EXPRESSED DURING: 15 growth stages; CONTAINS InterPro DOMAIN/s: NAD-dependent epimerase/dehydratase (InterPro:IPR001509), NAD(P)-binding domain (InterPro:IPR016040), Nucleotide sugar epimerase (InterPro:IPR008089); BEST Arabidopsis thaliana protein match is: UDP-D-glucuronate 4-epimerase 2 (TAIR:AT1G02000.1); Has 43399 Blast hits to 43389 proteins in 2971 species: Archae - 792; Bacteria - 26013; Metazoa - 773; Fungi - 412; Plants - 1214; Viruses - 37; Other Eukaryotes - 14158 (source: NCBI BLink).) — translation MKQMSHLDDIPSTPGKFKPYFHRTRWQSSVAKLAFWSLVFVGLIFIFFYRSPVSSNPADPSRRSLRTYSWGGPAWEKRVRSSARLRTRRGFSVLVTGAAGFVGTHVSAALKRRGDGVLGLDNFNDYYDPSLKRARQALLERSGVFVVEGDINDAALLKKLFEVVPFTHVMHLAAQAGVRYAMENPSSYVHSNIAGFVNLLEVCKSANPQPAIVWASSSSVYGLNTKVPFSEKDRTDQPASLYAATKKAGEEIAHTYNHIYGLSLTGLRFFTVYGPWGRPDMAYFFFTRDILKGKAISIFEGVNHGTVARDFTYIDDIVKGCLGALDTAEKSTGSGGKKRGAAQLRVFNLGNTSPVPVTDLVTILERLLKVKAKRNIMKLPRNGDVQFTHANISSAQRELGYKPTTDLQTGLKKFARWYLGYYNGGKKAAS, via the coding sequence ATGAAGCAAATGTCGCATCTTGATGATATTCCTTCGACGCCTGGCAAGTTCAAGCCCTACTTCCACCGTACGCGGTGGCAATCCTCCGTCGCCAAGCTCGCCTTTTGGTCTCTCGTCTTCGTTGGTttgatcttcatcttcttctaccgATCTCCCGTTTCCTCCAATCCCGCCGATCCTTCTCGCCGTTCTCTTCGTACCTACTCCTGGGGTGGACCCGCTTGGGAGAAACGGGTCAGATCCTCCGCCCGTCTCCGTACCCGCCGCGGTTTCTCTGTTCTCGTCACCGGAGCCGCCGGTTTCGTCGGTACCCATGTCTCCGCCGCTCTCAAACGCCGCGGAGATGGCGTTCTGGGGCTTGACAACTTCAACGATTACTACGATCCATCGCTCAAGAGAGCAAGGCAAGCCCTTTTGGAGAGAAGCGGAGTGTTTGTTGTTGAAGGAGACATCAATGACGCTGCTCTCTTGAAGAAGCTCTTTGAAGTTGTTCCCTTTACCCACGTTATGCATTTGGCTGCTCAAGCTGGTGTCAGGTACGCCATGGAAAATCCTAGCTCTTATGTTCACAGTAACATCGCTGGCTTCGTCAATCTCCTTGAGGTTTGCAAATCTGCCAATCCCCAACCCGCCATTGTCTGGGCTTCCTCTAGCTCTGTCTACGGGCTCAACACTAAGGTCCCCTTCTCCGAGAAAGACAGAACTGACCAACCAGCTAGTCTCTATGCTGCTACTAAGAAGGCTGGTGAAGAGATTGCTCACACTTACAATCACATCTATGGACTCTCTCTTACTGGCTTGAGGTTTTTCACCGTCTATGGTCCTTGGGGAAGGCCTGACATGGCctatttcttcttcaccagaGACATTCTCAAAGGGAAAGCCATTTCAATCTTTGAGGGGGTCAACCATGGAACCGTGGCTAGGGACTTCACTTACATTGATGACATTGTCAAGGGGTGTTTAGGGGCTTTGGACACGGCTGAGAAGAGCACTGGTAGTGGTGGTAAGAAGCGCGGTGCGGCTCAGTTACGGGTTTTCAATCTCGGCAACACTTCGCCCGTTCCAGTGACTGATCTTGTCACCATTCTTGAGAGACTTCTCAAAGTCAAGGCCAAGAGGAACATTATGAAGTTGCCGAGGAACGGGGATGTGCAGTTCACTCATGCTAATATCAGTTCTGCGCAGAGAGAGCTCGGCTACAAACCCACCACCGATCTTCAGACGGGTCTCAAGAAGTTTGCGAGATGGTATTTGGGTTACTACAATGGCGGAAAGAAAGCTGCAAGCTGA
- a CDS encoding Transducin/WD40 repeat-like superfamily protein (Transducin/WD40 repeat-like superfamily protein; FUNCTIONS IN: nucleotide binding; LOCATED IN: endomembrane system; EXPRESSED IN: 23 plant structures; EXPRESSED DURING: 15 growth stages; CONTAINS InterPro DOMAIN/s: WD40 repeat 2 (InterPro:IPR019782), WD40 repeat-like-containing domain (InterPro:IPR011046), WD40 repeat, conserved site (InterPro:IPR019775), WD40-repeat-containing domain (InterPro:IPR017986), WD40/YVTN repeat-like-containing domain (InterPro:IPR015943), WD40 repeat (InterPro:IPR001680), WD40 repeat, subgroup (InterPro:IPR019781); BEST Arabidopsis thaliana protein match is: periodic tryptophan protein 2 (TAIR:AT1G15440.2); Has 19942 Blast hits to 11235 proteins in 520 species: Archae - 42; Bacteria - 5638; Metazoa - 5982; Fungi - 4099; Plants - 1742; Viruses - 0; Other Eukaryotes - 2439 (source: NCBI BLink).), with protein sequence MDSVLVVGIASVILGALIAVLFFGSYFRKRTSEVQSMAKAEPQDPIRNPKSNHPAPKKNHPKSQASDKNQNKRHHPLDLNTLKGHGDAVTGLCFSSDGKSLATACADGVIRVFKLDDASSKSFKFLRINLPAGGHPTAVAFADDASSIVVACHHMSGSSLYMYGEDKQKDQQGKLPLPSIKWDHHHIHEKRSVLTISGATATYGTADGSVVIASCSEGTDIVLWHGKTGRNLGHVDTNQLKNHMAAVSPNGRFLAAAAFTADVKVWEIVYQKDGSVKEVSRVMQLKGHKSAVTWLCFSPNSEQIITASKDGSIRVWNINVRYHLDEDPKTLKVFPIPLCDSGGNPLHYDRLSLCPEGKILAASHGSTLQWLCAETGNVLDTAEKAHEGDITCISWAPKAITVGERHAMVLGTSGDDKKVKLWEAPKSQSL encoded by the exons ATGGATTCTGTCCTTGTAGTGGGCATTGCATCGGTTATTCTCGGTGCGTTGATCGCTGTACTCTTCTTCGGTAGCTACTTCCGGAAGCGGACATCGGAGGTGCAATCCATGGCCAAAGCGGAGCCTCAGGATCCGATCCGGAATCCAAAGTCGAATCATCCTGCTCCGAAGAAGAATCATCCCAAATCTCAAGCGTCCGATAAG AATCAGAACAAACGGCATCATCCTTTAGATTTAAACACGTTGAAAGGCCACGGTGATGCTGTTACTGGACTCTGTTTCTCGTCCGATGGAAAGAGCTTGGCCACAG CTTGCGCTGATGGAGTAATCAGGGTGTTCAAGCTAGATGATGCATCAAGCAAAAGCTTCAA ATTTTTAAGGATAAATCTTCCTGCTGGAGGACATCCAACCGCCGTGGCATTTGCTGACGATGCCTCATCTATTGTTGTGGCTTGTCATCATATGTCTGGTTCATCTTTGTACATGTACGGTGAAGATAAGCAAAAGGATCAGCAAGGGAAGCTTCCTCTTCCTAGTATCAAATGGGACCACCATCATATTCATGAGAAGAGATCAGTGCTTACCATCTCTGGAGCTACTGCAACTTACGGTACTGCTGATGGAAGTGTTGTCATTGCCTCTTGTTCTGAAG GGACTGATATCGTCCTTTGGCATGGGAAAACTGGGAGGAATTTGGGACATGTTGATACAAACCAGTTGAAGAACCACATGGCAGCTGTATCACCAAATGGACGTTTTTTGGCAGCTGCAGCATTTACTGCAGATGTGAAA GTGTGGGAAATTGTGTATCAGAAAGATGGTTCTGTGAAAGAGGTTTCAAGAGTTATGCAACTTAAAGGCCACAAG AGTGCAGTGACTTGGTTATGCTTTTCTCCAAACTCAGAGCAAATCATCACCGCTTCAAAAGATGGTTCAATAAGAGTCTGGAACATCAATG TCCGTTATCATCTTGATGAGGATCCAAAGACTTTGAAGGTGTTCCCGATTCCACTTTGCGACTCAGGAGGCAATCCGTTGCACTATGATCGTCTCAGCTTATGCCCAGAGGGAAAGATATTGGCAGCAAGCCATGGTTCCACATTGCAGTGGTTATGTGCTGAAACTGGAAATGTCTTGGACACAGCTGAGAAAGCCCACGAAG GGGATATCACATGCATATCTTGGGCACCCAAGGCTATTACAGTTG GGGAAAGACATGCCATGGTTTTGGGGACATCAGGCGATGACAAGAAAGTGAAGCTGTGGGAAGCTCCAAAGTCGCAATCTTTGTAG